A single window of uncultured Fibrobacter sp. DNA harbors:
- a CDS encoding outer membrane beta-barrel protein, with protein MCVTSFGQNTYETDVDSAWIASQNGGRTELNDGNNEPNPDCIGDGCGVTTFETRQGDTQQSAAANNQDDEEECTPADSANPDCADDTADSTASKKSVTYNEDADALYVNENREIYRARKEGFYTSINLGFRLGGGVNLLFGEKADTWNPGYLGNFGLFVRIPFGAQTFRIMTALDFSYRRYLHEETTEISDNEAYVEMYMFEIPFMLRYIGEDDGFFFGVGGDLGLKLSGFSEFRQETQIEGKMQKDKRDKTIPTNGVELGAVVDFGFIFNSHFGFDIRIVQYFTNLVDEDNLAESSLFGSELWPFNASFGIFYQF; from the coding sequence ATGTGCGTCACATCATTCGGTCAAAACACTTATGAGACCGATGTTGACTCCGCATGGATTGCCTCCCAGAACGGCGGCAGGACAGAACTGAACGACGGGAACAACGAGCCCAACCCCGACTGTATCGGTGACGGCTGCGGTGTGACCACCTTCGAAACTAGGCAAGGCGACACTCAGCAAAGTGCAGCCGCAAACAACCAAGACGACGAAGAAGAGTGTACTCCGGCCGATTCAGCCAATCCGGACTGCGCCGACGACACGGCCGATTCCACTGCATCCAAGAAATCTGTCACATACAACGAAGACGCCGACGCATTATACGTAAACGAGAACCGTGAAATTTACCGCGCCCGCAAGGAAGGTTTCTACACCTCCATCAATTTGGGATTCCGCCTAGGTGGTGGCGTCAACTTGCTTTTCGGCGAAAAAGCCGACACCTGGAACCCCGGTTATCTCGGCAACTTCGGGCTGTTCGTCAGGATTCCGTTCGGCGCCCAGACATTCAGGATAATGACGGCACTGGATTTCAGCTATCGCCGCTACCTGCACGAAGAAACCACGGAAATCAGCGACAACGAAGCCTATGTCGAGATGTACATGTTCGAAATTCCGTTCATGCTCCGTTACATTGGCGAAGACGACGGATTTTTCTTCGGCGTGGGCGGAGATTTGGGCCTCAAGCTCTCCGGATTTTCCGAATTCCGGCAAGAAACGCAAATCGAAGGGAAAATGCAGAAGGACAAACGCGACAAGACCATCCCCACAAACGGCGTAGAACTGGGTGCGGTAGTTGACTTCGGCTTTATTTTCAACAGCCACTTCGGGTTCGACATCCGCATCGTGCAATATTTTACCAACCTCGTGGACGAAGACAATTTGGCGGAATCCTCACTGTTTGGTTCCGAATTATGGCCTTTTAACGCTTCTTTCGGCATTTTTTACCAATTCTAA
- a CDS encoding outer membrane beta-barrel protein, translating into MKTKTLSLICAFIFAFSGAVFAQDDDSDDWIGGDSNSRSRPAASSSYDGGDDSEFANDEDYAQAYARYKNEATSKAEINRQRTEGFARAIMLGVRAQGGTNTFFGTNSDGWGLGWQAGGGLMVKMPLGIKDLFVVPELTFNFRQYLYKQSTDYGTNEASIDIMMFEIPIIVRYVLEDYNVYLGLGLNIGLKLTGSSEFDMGLDMGNDKHYENTIATSGVEVGGALDLGYMFSRYVHFNIRVVQCFTSLLNQTLVAQKEFMDSTLLTFYTTAGINIFF; encoded by the coding sequence ATGAAAACGAAAACACTTTCCCTGATTTGTGCTTTTATTTTCGCGTTTTCTGGAGCCGTCTTTGCACAGGACGACGATTCGGATGATTGGATTGGTGGTGATTCCAATAGCCGCAGTAGGCCAGCAGCATCCAGCTCCTACGACGGCGGAGATGACAGCGAATTCGCAAACGACGAAGATTACGCACAGGCTTACGCCCGTTACAAGAACGAGGCGACTTCCAAGGCCGAAATCAACCGTCAGCGTACGGAAGGTTTCGCCCGTGCCATCATGCTCGGCGTGCGCGCCCAGGGCGGTACAAACACGTTCTTCGGGACCAATTCCGACGGATGGGGTTTGGGCTGGCAGGCCGGTGGCGGCCTCATGGTCAAGATGCCCCTGGGAATCAAGGACTTGTTTGTCGTTCCGGAACTCACGTTCAACTTCCGCCAGTACCTTTACAAACAGAGCACGGACTACGGCACGAACGAAGCTTCCATCGACATCATGATGTTCGAAATCCCGATCATCGTGCGCTATGTCCTCGAAGATTACAACGTCTATCTCGGCCTTGGTCTCAACATCGGCCTCAAGCTCACGGGTTCTTCGGAATTCGATATGGGCCTCGACATGGGCAACGACAAGCACTACGAGAACACCATCGCCACGTCCGGTGTCGAAGTCGGCGGTGCGCTTGACTTGGGCTACATGTTCAGCCGCTACGTACACTTCAACATTCGCGTGGTGCAGTGCTTCACGAGCCTTTTGAACCAGACGCTGGTCGCACAGAAGGAATTCATGGACTCTACCTTGCTCACGTTCTACACGACAGCGGGTATAAACATCTTCTTCTAA
- the pflA gene encoding pyruvate formate-lyase-activating protein, with the protein MAVKGYVHSFITGAASDGPGVRFALFTTGCPFRCLYCHNPDTWNLHDGNETDSDHILAEIGKYAGFLRMAGGLTITGGEPLVQADFVHDIFERAKNELHLHTALDTQGFLAAGLPDEWFDSVDLVLLDIKEMNPETHQKLTGKPLQPTLDFAQRLARMGKPVWLRYVLVPGLTDSDEDLQALADFIEPLKNIERVEVLPFHNMAIHKWDDLKIPYTLRDTPSPTTEQVEHANSILQRRR; encoded by the coding sequence ATGGCTGTTAAAGGCTATGTACACTCTTTCATCACCGGGGCCGCATCTGACGGTCCCGGTGTTCGTTTTGCGCTGTTCACTACGGGTTGCCCGTTCCGCTGCCTGTATTGCCACAACCCCGACACTTGGAACCTCCACGACGGCAACGAGACGGATTCGGACCACATCCTGGCCGAAATAGGGAAATACGCCGGGTTCCTGCGCATGGCAGGGGGGCTGACCATCACCGGCGGTGAACCGCTCGTACAGGCTGACTTCGTACACGACATCTTTGAGCGAGCTAAGAACGAGCTGCACTTGCACACGGCGCTTGACACGCAGGGATTCCTTGCCGCGGGCCTACCCGACGAATGGTTCGACAGCGTGGACCTCGTGCTGCTCGACATCAAGGAAATGAACCCCGAGACACACCAGAAACTCACCGGCAAGCCCCTCCAGCCCACACTGGACTTCGCGCAACGGCTCGCCCGCATGGGCAAGCCCGTCTGGCTGCGTTACGTGCTCGTTCCAGGCCTTACCGACAGCGACGAGGACCTGCAGGCCCTGGCAGACTTCATCGAGCCCCTAAAGAACATTGAGCGAGTGGAAGTACTCCCCTTCCACAACATGGCCATCCACAAGTGGGACGACCTCAAAATACCCTATACGCTCCGCGACACGCCGAGCCCGACAACCGAGCAAGTGGAGCACGCCAACAGCATACTTCAACGCCGTCGCTAA